The genomic region tcggtaatgcacatcacttaagccttgcaagcattgcaactaatgagttagttgcgggatgatgtattacagaacgagtaaagagacttgccggtaacgagattgaactaggtataggataccgacgatcgaatctcgggcaagtaacataccgatgacaaagggaacaacgtatgttgttatgcggtctgaccgataaaagatcttcgtagaatatgtaggagccaatatgagcatccaggttccgctattggttattgaccgaagacgtgtctcggtcatgtctacattgttctcgaacccgtagggtccgcacgcttaaggttacgatgatagttatattatgagtttatgcattttgatgtaccgaaggttgttcgaagtcccggatgtgatcatggacatgacgaggagtctcgaaatggtcgagacataaagattgatatattggaagcctatgtttggatattgaaagtgttccgggtgaaatcgggattttaccggagtaccgggaggttaccggaaccccccaggaggtatatgggccttagtgggccttagtggaagagaggagaggtggccagagatgggtcgcgcgcccctcccccccttggtccgaattggacaaggagagggggccggccccccttcctcctctctctcctcttccccccccctccacgaatcctattccaactaggaaaggggggagtcccactcccagaaggagtaggactcctcctggcgcgccacaccttggccggccggcccccctcccttaaacctttatatacggaggcaggggcacccctagagacgcaagttgatccatgtgatcatattcttagccgtgtgcggtgcccccttccaccatagtcctcgataatattgtagcggtgcttaggcgatgccctgcgacggtagtacatcaagatcgtcaccacgctgtcgtgctgacggaactcttccccgacactttgctggatcggagtccggggatcgtcatcgagctgaacgtgtgctagaactcggaggtgccgtagtttcggtgcttgatcggtcgggccgtgaagacgtacgactacatcaaccaagttaacgcttccgttgtcgatctactagggtacgtagatcatactctcccctctcgttgctatgcatcaccatgatcttgcgtgagcgtaggaaattttttgaaattactacgaaacccaacaatatcTTTCAGTGAGTCCCTGATTttgaccgtacacatttgcgtgtatgattagtgtacgattgaatcgaagCGTCACACTTATGTTCAAAagaaatcgtcaaaaagtttcatcgcgtttggacttcgtttggtatagattttttgaaaaaacaaaaagaagcataaaacaacaactggcactgggcactgagttaatatgttagtccatagAAATCATATATAAGTCATATAAAAGTGcatcaaaaccatataaaattattgataacatggcatgaatacttcataaattatagatacattggagatgtacaATAGTACAACGAGGTTCAATACAATCAGTTTTTAACCTTTTCCACGACGACATTtgaaaccgtcgccaagtgagtgtgggcgataggggatcCTTCCGACATGACCCAGgaaccgtcagggataggccctctagtcacacacgctcggcaaaatgaggtcgtgtgcaacgagcgagcgatcaaatacgattATACGTATAATTGtgttaaaaatacaattatacatgccaaatcatttctagtcataagtacatcccacacaatcaatccCGGCTACAATTGAGTATGTATCATGAGTTGGCATCGCTCACAAAGCACTCGCTACATTTGACATTATTTGGAATGCTTTCTCCCAAACAGATATATAACCTGCGCGCTACTAGCAGAGCATCATCGTTGATCATCAACAATTGTATTGTGAGTTAGCACCTTCACGAGAACAATCATCCTCATGCTATGTCGTTTCACATGTTCATTTAGAGAGTTGCGGCCATAATATCATTATGCTATCTTACCGTCTAAATTTAGGTAGAAGATATTAATTAGGCATATTCAACTTGCACTAAGTCTCTAAGTGGTCGAGAGACTTAAAGATTATTATCAAAAGCACCACTGCTATTTGGAATACCACAACTTCAACTTGCACTAAGCCTCTAAGTGGTCGAGCGACTTCGTTGCTCATCAACAACTATATCGTGAGCTAGCAACACCCAAGAAATACTCATTTCTATCAGTTTTGTTGTGCTTTTACATATAACATTATTATCAAAGCACCGCCATTATTCATTAACAATTGTATCATGAGATGGCATCGCCATTAAACCATTCATTGCATTAACATTCAGTATATTGCTCACATACAAATGTATTTGCGAGTTGGTAAAACCCACACACTACCCCTTCACATCATTTGCGTGCTTTTGCATATTACTTTATTAGTAAAGCGTTGGCGTTACTCATCCACAGTTATGTTGTGACCTGATAACACACGGACAATACTCCTTTACCCCATTTTGTCGTGCTTTTACTTATAGCGTTATTTGGTAACACCCAAACAATACTCCTTTCCTCCACTTCGTTGTGCTTTTCCACATAGCGTTATTAGCAAAGCATTGTCGTCACACATTTAACAGTTGTATCAGTGAGCTGGCACAGCTCGTAAAACACTGGCTACATTTGACATTACTTATAATGCTTTCTCCTAGACAAGTGTATCAGTGAGCTGGCACCAGTCATAAAGCACTGGCTACATTTTACATTACTCGTAACGCTTTCTCCCAGACAGGTGTATCAGTGAGCTGGCACTGCTCATAAAGCACTGTCTACATTTGACATTACTAGTAATCTTTCTCCCATATAGATGTATTAGTGAGCTAGCACCTCTCGTAAAGCATTGACTACATTTGACATTACTCGTAATACTTTCTCCTGAACATATGTATCAGTGAGCTGGCACCGCTCGTAAAGCATTGTGTACATTTGACATTACTCGTAATGCTTTCTCTCAGACGGATGTATCAGTGAGCCGTCATCGCTCGTAAAGCACTAGCTACATTTGACATTATTCGTAATCCTTTCTCCCACATAGATGTATCAGTGAGCTGACATCGCTCGTAAAGCACTGGCTACATTTGACATTACTCCTAATGCTTTCTCTCAGACATATGTATCAGTGAGCTGGCACCGCTCTAAAGCACCAACTACATTTGACATTACTCATAATGCTTTCTCCCGGATAGACGGATCACTGAGCTGGCACCGCTTGTAAAGCATTGTGTACATTTGACATTACTCGTACTGCTTTCTCCCAGACAGATGTATCAATGAGCTGGCATCGTTTGTAAAGCACTGGCTACATTTGACATTACTCGTAATCCTTTCTCCCAAATGGATGTATCAGTGAGCTAGCACCGCTCGTAAAGCACTGGTTACATTTGACATTACTAGTAAGGCTTTCTACCAGACAAATGTATCAGTGAGCTGGCACCGGTCTTAAAGCACTTGCTACATTTGACATTACTCGTGATGCTTTCTCCTAGACAGATGTATCAGTGAGCTGGCATCGCTCTTAGAGCACTAGCTACATTTGACATTACTCGTCATGCTTTCTCCCGGACAGACGTATCAGTGAGCTGGCAACCATCACACTGCTCCTTTACTTCTTTTTTGCGGTTAAAAACAAAGAAGTAAAGGAGTAGCATGCGGGTTGCTACCCCTTCACTTCACTGGCGTGCTTTTCACGTATGGCGTTATTAGCAGAGCATCGTCGTTGATCATCAACAGCCATATGACGTGCTTTTCACGCATGGCGTTATTAGCAGAGCATCGTCGTTGATCGTCAGCAGCCGTATGACGTGCTTTTCACGCATGACGTTATTAGCAGAGCATCGTCGTTGATCGTCAGCAGCCGTATGACGTGCTTTTCACGCATGGCGTTATTAGCAGAGCATCGTCGTTGATCGTCAATAGCTGTATCGCAAGTTTAGTACCACCACGAGAGGGACCACTCTCGTGTCATGTTGTTCCACATGCTCGTTCTGAGAGTTGCGACGATACTACCATTATGACATCTCACCATCTAAATTTAGATACAACATAGAAATTAAGCATGTTCTCTCTTGCGCCATAAAACAACATCGAAAACCTAGTGTGCTTTCCTTAAAAAAAGGGCTAACCGATGGCGACTAATAAAACCCACAACGAGTAATCGCCTCTAAACCCACCGGGCTAAGAAAAGGATAAAGATCAGAAAAGAAGAACAATAAATCTTTATTACCAATTCACCCTCTCAGATCTTCACATAAaaccaaagaaaaagagaaaaaagagaaaattaCAATAAAGAAAAGTCCCGAGTTGCAATTGGTAGAGGACAAATAAAataggaggaaaaggaggagacgTGGAGGAGGAGGGGAATCCCAAGCCAAGCCAAAGCCTCCCCCGGTGAGCCGTGGTCGTCCGCGCTTCCTCCCACCCAccagcccccgcccccgccccgccaCCTATATCATCCCCGGCCCCTAACCCTAAACCCCCCTCTTTTCCCCTCGCAGCTCGCCACTGTACCACTAGTACCACCACTGCCCCCCTGGCCTGCTGCTGCAGCTGCTAGTCTCCCCTGGTGGCGGCTCGCCTCCCTNNNNNNNNNNNNNNNNNNNNNNNNNNNNNNNNNNNNNNNNNNNNNNNNNNNNNNNNNNNNNNNNNNNNNNNNNNNNNNNNNNNNNNNNNNNNNNNNNNNNNNNNNNNNNNNNNNNNNNNNNNNNNNNNNNNNNNNNNNNNNNNNNNNNNNNNNNNNNNNNNNNNNNNNNNNNNNNNNNNNNNNNNNNNNNNNNNNNNNNNNNNNNNNNNNNNNNNNNNNNNNNNNNNNNNNNNNNNNNNNNNNNNNNNNNNNNNNNNNNNNNNNNNNNNNNNNNNNNNNNNNNNNNNNNNNNNNNNNNNNNNNNNNNNNNNNNNNNNNNNNNNNNNNNNNNNNNNNNNNNNNNNNNNNNNNNNNNNNNNNNNNNNNNNNNNNNNNNNNNNNNNNNNNNNNNNNNNNNNNNNNNNNNNNNNNNNNNNNNNNNNNNNNNNNNNNNNNNNNNNNNNNNNNNNNNNNNNNNNNNNNNNNNNNNNNNNNNNNNNNNNNNNNNNNNNNNNNNNNNNNNNNNNNNNNNNNNNNNNNNNNNNNNNNNNNNNNNNNNNNNNNCCCCGCCCCCGCCGCGGATCGTATCCTTAACTTGCTGCCTTTGCTTTCCGACAAGGTTTTCGTGGTTGGTTTTTCGATTCGGCCGGGCACGCTTCGCGGCggctggccggccggccggccccaTCCGCCCTGTGCGCCTGTCCGTCCTTGCGGCCGCGCTTGCTTGACTTATCCAGATCGATGCGTTTTTACTGTAGTCCGGATTCGTACGCTGGCTGTGACCTGCACAGGTCCAAAAGAAGCAATTTTTTAATTAAGTAGCGTAGGATTGCTCCTGTTTGCTTGGTGAGATTTAGCCTTCAAGGTTTGGGATCTATTTTTACACCCTGTGACTCCTTAATTCGACGATTTTGATCTGCAAAGAAGCCACAGATCTGCTGCAGAAGATGTCGCTGGAATCGCAGCCCAAGGCGGCGGAAGATGGAACCGAGCTTGCTGGTGCCCCCAAGGTATGGATAGAACAGTAAAGATTCCTTGTTCTTCTCCAATTTGTGCAAGCAAGTTCATGGCTTTGCTCCAGGTGACATGTGATTCTGATAATTCTGGTGTTGCTGTTGATTCAGCAGGGACCTGTGGCCAGCCAGCCGCTCAGCGTGTCGATCCCGCAGGACCGGTCCATCACGCCGGTGGTTCAAGATTTTACCGATCCCAACATGTTCTATCTGCCAGCATATTACTATGGAGGTGAGGGACCGGCGATCTGTCCTCTGTTAATTTAGCTTGCTGCTTCTTTTCAGCCTACTTACTCGCAAGCTAACAACAGAATTGGGTCTTCCAGGTTACGACGGAACCATGAGCGAGTGGGATGAATATACTAGATATGTAAATCAAGATGGAGTGGAGGTTACCCCAGTAAGTTATCCCAGAGGGGGTATTATCTTTTAGCTTTCATGTCTTGTTGATTATCTGGATTTGCACCATGAGTCATATTCCTAGTACATAAAGGTTCAGGAATTTTGCTATTATTGTCTACTGGAGCTATCATGTCCAAGTCTGTGTTGATATATGTAATGAGTGGAATGCTATCCATTCTTTTGGTATGGTTTGTACCTTTGATGGGATTTTCTGCTTCTTATTATGGTCTGTGCAGAATTTTCTCCCAATTGTTATTCAAAAGTATTGTCCGTGCTGTTTGTTTGCCACTAACAATATCTTGTATTGAGAATGTCAACATCTTGTATCTCATTCTGTTGTGCCTACATATTTGTGTTACTTCCAAGGACATCAGAATTAACCATGCTAATTGTTCTTTGAATTTCACAGGCAGTATATGGAGATATTTATGGATATGGGTATGCTCCTTATGGCGCGTACTCTCCAGCTAGTTCCCCAGTCCCAACAGTTGATGGTCAGATGTTTGCCGCACAACATTACCAGTATCCAGCTTATTATCAGCCTCCTACCCCGGTTTCTTCTACCACTCAAGGTGAGCAGCAGCCTTCGGCCAATGCTGATAATAAGCCAGCAGCGGCCAAGGCAGATGCTGCCAAAACAACCACAAATGTTGCTCCTAATGGTACTGCTCAGAGTAACAGCGGAACTGCTCCCCTTGGGTCAAGCTACCAGAATTCATCACTGACCCCTGATGGAACCTATAGGGCACCCTTGCTAGGTGGAGTCCCTTCTACTGGTTACGTGGACTCAACCTATGGGTATGACACCACAGGGGCACACTATGCTTGGTATGATGGTTCTGCCTATACCAATGCACAGCAAAGACCAACTACAGCTAATTACACGCCGTCTTCAGCGTATAATAGCAATGGCTCTTCTGCAAGGTATCAGACCAAGAGCCCCACACCGCAGCAGACGGTGAGTACAGAGAAATTGTGTTAATATTTCTATCAATTGTGGGTCAAAGGCATTTAGTGGTCACTATTTTCTGCTCATGCATGTTTCCTGTCACGCTAAGGCACCACACTGCTTCATAGTGACAGTAGCATGGGGATGTATATAATTTTCCTTGCAATGAAGTTATAAGCTACTGTATTTGTTAGGATGCGATCTCAATAAACTTTGATATTAATTTTCTTCTTCTGAAACATAGTGGGGGTTCTTGCATAGAAGGCACATTTGATTGTTTTGACCTGCTTATGAAGTTTTACCTTGATTATGCTGTATATAATTTGCATACTGAAGTATATGTTCTCTGTATATTGTTATGTATGCAGGGCAACAGGAGACCAACGACCACAACAGGGTCAGCTACTCCTACATACCCAAACAGGATGTACTCGAGCACCCAGTCTTACAACCAGTATGGAAATTCGGTCAAAACTGGTCTTATGTATGGAAACACTGGCTATGGAAGCACTGGCTACGGAAGCACTGGCTATGGAAGCAGCGGCTACGGAAGCAATGGCTACGGAAGCAGCGGCTATGGAAGCAGTGGCTACGGAAGCAATGGCTATGATTCCAGGTTATATGGTCGGTGGGGTGTTTCTATGGATAGCAGATACAACAGGCCCAGAGGCCGTGGCAACGGATATTATGGTTTTGGCAATGAGAGTCAGGATGGAACAATTGAGCTCAACAGAGGTCCTAGGTCTGGTCGTTTCAAGAACCAGAAAGCATTTGGCCATACTGTTACTATCGCTGTGAAAGGGCAGACCCTCCCTTCAAGTGAAAACAAGAATGCTAGTGACATACCTGATAAGGCACAGTTCAACCTAGAGGATTTCCCTGTCCAGTATGATGATGCAAAGTTTTTTGTCATCAAATCATACAGCGAGGATGATATCCATAAGAGTATAAAATATAATGTGTGGGCAAGTACCACCAATGGAAACAAGAAGCTTGATGCTGCTTATCAAGAAGCTCAGGCAAAGGGCTCTAGCTGCCCTATATTCTTGTTTTTCTCGGTAAGGACGTTCTCCACAGTTGCTACTGCTTTAGGAATGTTGAGTTTGATTTCCTTGGGTTAATTGAATCCCCTTTCTTACAAACTTTCAGGTGAATACAAGTGGACAGTTTGTTGGTGTTGCTGAAATGACTGGTCCTGTTGATTTTGAAAAAACTCTAGAGTACTGGCAACAAGACAAGTGGAATGGTTCATTCTCTGTCAAGTGGCACATTGTCAAGGATGTTCCCAACAACATTCTCAAGCACATCGTCCTTGAGAACAACGAGGGCAAGCCAGTCACAAACAGCCGTGACACACAGGATGTAAGTGTTGATGAATGTTTGTTTTTGTTTGGTTCTCTGACTTCCCAGTTAGGCTGTACCTTAATTGCTCTGTTTACTCCTTTTTGTCGACAATTCAGATCAACCTTGAGCAAGGTATCCAGATGCTTAAGATATTCAAAGAGCATGTCAGCAAGACCTCTATTCTGGAAGACTTTGCCTTCTATGAGAACCGCCAGAAGTTGATGCAGGAGAAGAGAATAAAACAACAGCAGATCCAAAAGCAGGTACATATGGCTCTAGCGAATCGTCATTTCTCATTACTGCCCTTTACTGTTCTGTTCTTGTTGTAGCAACTCTGAATTGATTGTCTAACCATGTATGTAGGTGTGGGACAGCAGGGCTCCGAACCCTGTTGCTGGAGAGAAACAACAGGAAGTCGCCAACGGGAAGCCAAAGGTATCTGTACCGAACGGTGTCAATGGAGAGAAACAGCAGGATGCCGTCAATGGGAAGCCAAAGTCGCCTGTGGCGAATGGTGTTAACGGGGATGCGAAGGTTCCGGCAGAGAAAGCCGCTGCTCCTCCGGCCGTTACCTACGCGGCGAAGGTGGCCCAAACAGCAGCGGCCGAGAAGAAGCCTGTGGCGACCGAGAAGAAGCCTGTTGTCGCCAACGGTGCTGTCAAGACCGGAGTAGCTGCTTGATCGCATTACCCGATCCTCCCAGCTAGCCATGAAGAACAAACGGACGGTGCTGGCGAACCAGGCGAGACATGCGGGTTCCAAGGTACTGATCATCAAAGGTGGCGGCTGGAAAGCGGGTCGGATAGTTAGGTTTCCCTAGctctctcctttttcttcttctgtcGTCGTCGTACTATCATCCCTATTTCAGTTTGCTTAGCTCTAAAGACTCCTCCTATAGTGGTATCATCGGAATCGCCagaagaagagaaaagagaagCTGTGGCAAGACAAAGGTAGTGTCGCCAGGCCGCCATACCCAGTGGCGGTGGCCTGGTGCGGTTGTGTCGCGTCTGTTTTCGGTCGGTATTTGGTGGTGTTTCGAGTAAGTACTATGTGTTTGTGTCGAGTGCTGGGTGAGTGGATCTGAAAGTGGGTTCTAGATTGGAGCTGTTTTCGCGTCTTATTAAGATTATATTACAACAGAAATCTTGCTTTGCTTTGGTTTCGTATCTGAGGCCTCCGTTTTTGGGTGCTCCACTCCACTAGATGGATgatagatactccctctgttcctaaatacttgtctttctagacatttcaacaagtgactacatacgaagcaaaatgagtgaatctacactctctaaaatgtgtctacatacatccgtatgtagtagtcatttgaaatgtctagaaagacaagtatttaggaacggagggagtagatgatagaTGGTGCGAAGCTGACCGGGCAAGGGCAAAGCTGGCAAAAGGTGTGGCTTCTTTTGGGGGCCGTTGCATCTGTGCTTTGCTTGTGGTTCCGTTTGGGGAAGGAAAAGCAGTGGGGTGCTTGGTTGAGTGCTGTGTTGCCTCACTGCTATCCCACTTGACATGCTTGCTTCAGAATTTCGATGCCTGTTTTTGGTTGCTTGGTGAGTGGTATGTGAATAAATGTCTCTGTCAGTGGGTCACTGGTTTGCATCCAAAAGAGGTGTCAAGGTCGGCTTAAAAAGAATGAGCCTGGATCGATCACCAGCTGCTGTGTGTCATGGTGGTGTCACTACTTGTCACAGCACCACCCCATGGTTCATTTTTTATTTTCCCAGGGAAATTGGGACCTAACAAAAAATGTAGCTCACTGAACACATACTACTAGCAGCTACCTAACAATTGTTTCTTACTGTATTTGTTAAGCTGCCGGATTAAGACTCCCCGTAGGTAGCTTTGAGCGGCGGGAGAAAGAAGATAATTATCTCTTGATAGCTGTCCAACTCGACCGGAGAAATCAGGAAAGAGCAGTAGACTGATCAGATATCTGAAGAAGCCCGGCCGTGCACCGCGTCGAGGTGGCCCTGCGGCTCAAGGGCGTTCCCTACGAGTTCATCCAGGAGGACCTCAACAACAAGAGTGAGCTGCTGCTGGAGCACAACCCCGTGCACCGCAAGGTGCCGGTGCTCCTCCACGGCGGCCGCCGGCCGGCCCTCTGCGAGTCGCTGGTCATCGTCGAGTACGTCGACGAGGCCTTCCCCCGTGGCCCCGCTCTCCTGCCGGCCGACCCGCTTCATCGACGACGAGTGCGGGGCGTGCACGTGGGTGGCGCTGTGGGGGGAGGGCGAGGGAGGCGGTTCTTCGGCGGCGACCACGTCGGCTTCCTCGACGTCGCCGCCAGCGGGCTCGCGTGCTGGCTGGGGGTGTTCGAGGAGATGGCCGGGGTGGCGCTGCTCGCCGAGGACGAGCACCCGGCGCTGTGCCGGTGGGCGAGGGAGTACGTCGCGGACGAGGCCGTCAGGGGGTGCCTGCGTGACAGGGAGGCGCTGCTCGCCGCGCTGGCCGCCAGGGAGGACAAGTACGTGTCCACCGCCAGGGCAATGGCTCACAAGTAGACACGATCATGCTGCTCTGCTCTGGACCTCTGGTGATCCGTTCATGAATTTGATACTTGGAACCTATTTGGAGGCCGGCCGGATCGTTGGCAGGCAAATGAATGGATTTGTTAAGGTGTTTTTCTTTAGAAATTTCGCACACATTAAACATATGTCAAATTACAGCACGGAATCcatg from Triticum aestivum cultivar Chinese Spring chromosome 4A, IWGSC CS RefSeq v2.1, whole genome shotgun sequence harbors:
- the LOC123084881 gene encoding YTH domain-containing protein ECT4 (The sequence of the model RefSeq protein was modified relative to this genomic sequence to represent the inferred CDS: added 103 bases not found in genome assembly); translation: MAVVAPTPAPAAAPAPAAAAAAPAPALAPAPAADQATDLLQKMSLESQPKAAEDGTELAGAPKQGPVASQPLSVSIPQDRSITPVVQDFTDPNMFYLPAYYYGELGLPGYDGTMSEWDEYTRYVNQDGVEVTPAVYGDIYGYGYAPYGAYSPASSPVPTVDGQMFAAQHYQYPAYYQPPTPVSSTTQGEQQPSANADNKPAAAKADAAKTTTNVAPNGTAQSNSGTAPLGSSYQNSSLTPDGTYRAPLLGGVPSTGYVDSTYGYDTTGAHYAWYDGSAYTNAQQRPTTANYTPSSAYNSNGSSARYQTKSPTPQQTGNRRPTTTTGSATPTYPNRMYSSTQSYNQYGNSVKTGLMYGNTGYGSTGYGSTGYGSSGYGSNGYGSSGYGSSGYGSNGYDSRLYGRWGVSMDSRYNRPRGRGNGYYGFGNESQDGTIELNRGPRSGRFKNQKAFGHTVTIAVKGQTLPSSENKNASDIPDKAQFNLEDFPVQYDDAKFFVIKSYSEDDIHKSIKYNVWASTTNGNKKLDAAYQEAQAKGSSCPIFLFFSVNTSGQFVGVAEMTGPVDFEKTLEYWQQDKWNGSFSVKWHIVKDVPNNILKHIVLENNEGKPVTNSRDTQDINLEQGIQMLKIFKEHVSKTSILEDFAFYENRQKLMQEKRIKQQQIQKQVWDSRAPNPVAGEKQQEVANGKPKVSVPNGVNGEKQQDAVNGKPKSPVANGVNGDAKVPAEKAAAPPAVTYAAKVAQTAAAEKKPVATEKKPVVANGAVKTGVAA